One stretch of Pomacea canaliculata isolate SZHN2017 linkage group LG1, ASM307304v1, whole genome shotgun sequence DNA includes these proteins:
- the LOC112558299 gene encoding rRNA methyltransferase 2, mitochondrial-like produces the protein MASLERVRHLGVGIKMVATTVFRCSFHSSCVHRKTKLNNLKGKSTSSQEWLKRQLNDPYVKRAKTENYRCRSAFKLIEIDDKYHLLQPGLAVIDCGASPGSWTQVAVERVCYDASKNGYKGEGLVIGIDLQHMLPIEGAYVLHQSDFTSKETQQTILTILNGRQADVVMSDMAPSASGQKSLDHDIIVDLCYSVLLFSRRVLKPGGHVLCKLWQGSELRKLELTMGKLFENVKVVKPSASRQDSSEIFLLGRNFVGKAER, from the exons ATGGCTTCCTTAGAGAGAGTTAGGCACTTGGGTGTTGGAATTAAAATGGTCGCGACCACTGTTTTCCGATGTAGTTTTCATTCTAGTTGTGTTCACCGCAAGACCAAGCTAAACAACCTCAAAGGTAAATCGACTAGCTCCCAGGAATGGTTAAAACGGCAGCTTAATGATCCATACGTCAAAAGGGCAAAAACAGAGAATTATCGATGTCGTAGCGCTTTCAAGTTAATAGAAATAGATGACAAATATCATCTGCTGCAGCCAGGATTAGCAGTTATCGACTGTGGAGCATCACCTGGGTCATGGACACAAGTTGCTGTTGAGAGGGTTTGTTACGACGCTTCAAAAAATG GGTACAAGGGTGAGGGCCTTGTAATTGGCATTGACTTGCAACACATGCTGCCTATTGAAGGGGCTTACGTTCTCCATCAAAGTGATTTTACTTCCAAGGAAACTCAACAAACAATTCTGACCATTCTGAATGGAAGACAGGCAGATGTCGTGATGAGTGACATGGCACCAAGTGCCTCAGGACAGAAGTCTTTGGATCATGACATAATTGTGGACTTGTGTTACTCTGTGCTGCTATTTAGTAGACGTGTACTTAAACCTGGAGGACATGTGTTATGTAAGCTGTGGCAAGGAAGTGAATTGCGTAAACTTGAACTAACCATGGGAAAgttatttgaaaatgtcaaaGTTGTCAAGCCCAGTGCTAGTCGACAAGATTCTTCAGAGATATTCCTTCTAGGAAGAAATTTTGTAGGGAAGGCAGAGAGATAA